The Cottoperca gobio chromosome 6, fCotGob3.1, whole genome shotgun sequence genome has a segment encoding these proteins:
- the LOC115009218 gene encoding leiomodin-2-like, with protein MSTFGYRRELKKYEEVDEDELLATLSSEELQELERELADLDDNVPIGLRQKDQTAKTPTGSFDRDALLKYWEDENKKLLEDKRMEDERMEDEKMEDKKMEDNTGQEGRPDKSRGERVTVTTSDPGKSLNISPKGKKVQSVFSKNDLKEDQAEKKDECKKEAPIRSKCPQKNVLSKGSKSESKRTETTDQNLNTTSDRASGNPIVIDETLEQILCDDPTVSEVNLNNLEDISQETLLRFPEALCTNTHVHVFSLANTHADDRVAFAISKMLRENRFIRNLNIESNFVSGQGILALVAALQHNRTLVELRFHNQRHICGGKVEMEMVQLLRENTTLLKLGYQFDLPGPRMTATSILTRNQDQQRQTRLQQKKEQSPPDMSGQGSGSSAENRPPKKPSQSSKTVGNQNRNPPPPPPSLALPTRKISEMVKQHEGSNSSKTQSNQRKPKSKKLKNGANEKESADIFKDLKNSLKPSLQKRQDEPSRMAPPPPQGSSRDDLMAAIRGSSIESLKRVDASEA; from the exons ATGAGTACCTTTGGGTACCGCAGGGAGCTGAAGAAGTACGAGGAGGTGGATGAAGACGAGCTGCTGGCCACTCTGTCCTCCGAGGAGCTccaggagctggagagggaGCTGGCCGACCTCGACGACAACGTCCCCATCGGCCTGAGGCAGAAAGACCAGACAGCCAAAACTCCAACGGGAAGCTTCGACAGGGATGCTCTGCTGAAGTACTGGGAGGACGAGAACAagaagctgctggaggacaaGAGGATGGAGGACGAGAGGATGGAGGACGAGAAGATGGAGGACAAGAAGATGGAGGACAACACCGGACAG GAGGGACGCCCAGATAAGAGCAGGGGGGAGCGAGTGACAGTGACCACCAGCGACCCCGGCAAGAGTCTGAACATTTCACCAAAGGGAAAGAAAGTGCAGAGTGTGTTTAGCAAAAATGATCTGAAGGAAGATCAGGCAGAGAAGAAAGACGAGTGTAAAAAGGAGGCTCCGATCAGGAGTAAATGTCCTCAGAAGAACGTTTTGTCAAAAGGCTCAAAGAGTGAATCGAAGAGGACTGAAACCACAGACCAAAACCTGAACACAACCTCCGATAGGGCGAGCGGAAACCCGATCGTCATTGATGAAACTCTGGAGCAGATCTTGTGTGACGACCCCACCGTGAGCGAAGTCAACCTCAACAACCTCGAAGACATTTCCCAGGAAACCTTGCTTCGTTTCCCTGAGGCCCTGTGCACAAACACTCATGTTCACGTTTTCAGTCTCGCCAACACCCACGCCGACGACCGGGTTGCCTTCGCCATCTCCAAGATGCTCCGTGAGAACCGCTTCATCAGAAACTTGAACATCGAGTCCAACTTCGTGTCTGGTCAGGGCATCCTGGCTCTGGTGGCGGCGCTGCAGCACAACAGGACGCTGGTAGAGCTTCGCTTCCACAACCAGAGGCACATTTGCGGGGGGAaggtggagatggagatggtCCAGCTGCTGAGGGAAAACACCACTTTGCTCAAGCTCGGTTACCAGTTCGACCTCCCGGGCCCGAGGATGACTGCGACCAGCATCCTGACGCGCAACCAGGACCAACAGCGACAGACGAGGCTCCAACAGAAGAAGGAACAGAGTCCTCCAGACATGTCGGGACAAGGTTCTGGTTCATCTGCGGAAAACAGACCTCCAAAGAAGCCATCACAATCATCTAAGACTGTTGGAAACCAGAACAgaaaccctcctcctcctcctccttctttagCCCTACCCACGAGAAAGATCTCTGAAATGGTCAAACAGCACGAAGGCTCGAACAGCTCGAAGACTCAGTCAAACCAAAGGAAGCCAAAGTCAAAGAAGCTCAAGAACGGCGCCAATGAAAAGGAGAGTGCAGATATTTTCAAAGACCTGAAGAATTCCTTGAAGCCGTCACTGCAGAAAAGACAAGACGAACCTTCACGCATGGCGCCACCGCCACCGCAGGGGTCGAGCCGCGATGACCTGATGGCGGCGATTCGTGGAAGCAGCATCGAGTCCTTAAAAAGG gtggaTGCGTCAGAGGCCTGA
- the asb15a gene encoding ankyrin repeat and SOCS box protein 15 isoform X3 has translation MLALQKLCDFPAAFSQMDERGWYPLHRAAVQPLVLVLETVLYASFGLTLEEKTSEGDTFLTLAVKSGLMENVKKLLDHRASPHTTNSTNESPLLLAVRAGSYQMVSSLIAAGARVEQVCLKKWTAMHEASRAGCARVMELLLQSGGQVSETDQYGVTPLGIAAEYSHSEVLQLLIKHGADVNAQAPNGDSVLYDAAGSGDADCINILLQHGANPNVHNLNSQLPIHHAAYEGHYLALKILIPITTRRALRLSGHSPVHSAADGGRTHCLELLLQKGFDINAQLAPHISDNYGDMRRSPLYFTVSNGDETHTEILLKSGAQPDLDPLRCLLVAVRSGRYEIVKLLLAANADVNCYFTVVSDTVFPTALQYCLKDEAMTRLLLNNGYDAEKCFCCNHDDDWDELSESGYSQDQQEQVAFCEFVSVSWLEHLVGRVVSILLEYVGQVSLCGKLTKILNKQKEWPHIHRTTCNPRSLSHLSRVLIRKHLSCSGLMSLQLPNRLKDYLLFKDNEL, from the exons ATGTTGGCTCTGCAGAAGCTCTGTGATTTCCCAGCAGCCTTCAGTCAGATGGACGAGCGCGGCTGGTATCCTCTGCACAGGGCCGCGGTCCAACCTCTGGTGCTGGTCCTAGAGACGGTGCTGTACG CGTCTTTCGGTCTGACTCTGGAGGAAAAGACTTCGGAAGGCGACACCTTCCTGACTTTAGCAGTAAAATCTGGTTTGATGGAAAACGTGAAGAAGCTGTTGGACCACAGAGCTTCTCCTCACACGACCAACAGCACCAACGAATCCCCTCTGCTTCTAG CAGTCAGAGCCGGATCTTATCAGATGGTTTCCAGTCTAATAGCTGCAGGAGCTCGGGTGGAGCAGGTGTGTCTGAAGAAGTGGACGGCCATGCACGAGGCCTCCAGGGCCGGCTGTGCTCGTGTCATGGAGCTCCTGTTGCAGAGCGGAGGGCAGGTCTCAGAGACGGACCAGTATGGAGTGACTCCTCTGGGCATCGCTGCGGAGTACAGCCACTCTGAAGTCCTGCAGCTCCTCATCAAACACG gtgctgATGTAAACGCCCAGGCGCCAAATGGCGACAGCGTCCTGTACGACGCTGCAGGTTCGGGGGACGCAGACTGTATCAACATCCTGCTGCAGCACGGAGCAAATCCCAACGTCCACAACCTGAACTCCCAGCTGCCCATCCACCACGCCGCATACGAAGGACACTACCT AGCTTTGAAGATTTTGATCCCGATCACCACTCGACGAGCCCTGCGGCTGTCCGGCCACAGCCCCGTCCACTCGGCCGCTGACGGAGGCCGCACTCACtgcctggagctgctgctgcagaaaggCTTCGACATCAACGCGCAGTTAGCCCCTCACATCTCTGACAATTATGGAGACATGAGGAGAAGCCCGCTGTACTTCACCGTCTCCAACGGGGACGAGACTCATACTGAGATTCTGCTGAAGTCCGGAGCCCAACCCGACCTGGACCCGCTGCGCTGCCTCCTGGTGGCGGTCCGGTCGGGCCGCTACGAGATCGTGAAGCTGCTGCTGGCGGCCAACGCGGACGTGAACTGTTACTTCACGGTGGTGAGCGACACAGTGTTTCCCACGGCGCTGCAGTACTGCCTGAAGGACGAGGCGATGACGAGGCTGCTGCTCAACAACGGCTACGACGCCGAGAAGTGCTTTTGTTGTAACCACGACGACGACTGGGACGAACTGAGCGAGTCTGGTTACTCACAAGATCAGCAGGAACAAGTTGCT TTTTGTGAATTCGTCAGCGTCTCCTGGCTGGAGCACCTGGTGGGCCGGGTCGTGTCGATCCTCCTCGAATACGTCGGACAGGTTTCTCTCTGCGGAAAACTGACGAAGATCctgaacaaacagaaagagTGGCCTCACATCCACAGGACCACAT GTAAccctcgctctctgtctcaccTGAGCAGAGTGCTGATCAGGAAACACCTGAGCTGCAGCGGTCTGATGTCTCTCCAGCTGCCAAACAGGCTGAAGGACTACCTGCTGTTCAAAGACAACGAGCTTTAA
- the asb15a gene encoding ankyrin repeat and SOCS box protein 15 isoform X2, giving the protein MDAADDLEEEELVHYDVQMSIQESCERERLTASGRSEALKLVGAIKQGDMLALQKLCDFPAAFSQMDERGWYPLHRAAVQPLVLVLETVLYGGSAHFLSNKSLTSHPSTFWGSFVQLDHQLLLPAAVRAGSYQMVSSLIAAGARVEQVCLKKWTAMHEASRAGCARVMELLLQSGGQVSETDQYGVTPLGIAAEYSHSEVLQLLIKHGADVNAQAPNGDSVLYDAAGSGDADCINILLQHGANPNVHNLNSQLPIHHAAYEGHYLALKILIPITTRRALRLSGHSPVHSAADGGRTHCLELLLQKGFDINAQLAPHISDNYGDMRRSPLYFTVSNGDETHTEILLKSGAQPDLDPLRCLLVAVRSGRYEIVKLLLAANADVNCYFTVVSDTVFPTALQYCLKDEAMTRLLLNNGYDAEKCFCCNHDDDWDELSESGYSQDQQEQVAFCEFVSVSWLEHLVGRVVSILLEYVGQVSLCGKLTKILNKQKEWPHIHRTTCNPRSLSHLSRVLIRKHLSCSGLMSLQLPNRLKDYLLFKDNEL; this is encoded by the exons ATGGATGCAGCTGATGacctggaagaagaagaacttgtACACTATGATGTTCAGATGAGCATCCAGGAGTCGTGTGAGAGAGAGCGTCTAACGGCATCAGGGAG GAGTGAAGCTCTGAAGCTCGTTGGGGCCATAAAACAAG GTGACATGTTGGCTCTGCAGAAGCTCTGTGATTTCCCAGCAGCCTTCAGTCAGATGGACGAGCGCGGCTGGTATCCTCTGCACAGGGCCGCGGTCCAACCTCTGGTGCTGGTCCTAGAGACGGTGCTGTACGGTGG GTCAGCACACTTCCTCTCCAACAAATCTCTTACATCCCATCCTTCCACCTTTTGGGGAAGTTTTGTCCAACTTGACCATCAGTTGCTCCTCCCTGCAGCAGTCAGAGCCGGATCTTATCAGATGGTTTCCAGTCTAATAGCTGCAGGAGCTCGGGTGGAGCAGGTGTGTCTGAAGAAGTGGACGGCCATGCACGAGGCCTCCAGGGCCGGCTGTGCTCGTGTCATGGAGCTCCTGTTGCAGAGCGGAGGGCAGGTCTCAGAGACGGACCAGTATGGAGTGACTCCTCTGGGCATCGCTGCGGAGTACAGCCACTCTGAAGTCCTGCAGCTCCTCATCAAACACG gtgctgATGTAAACGCCCAGGCGCCAAATGGCGACAGCGTCCTGTACGACGCTGCAGGTTCGGGGGACGCAGACTGTATCAACATCCTGCTGCAGCACGGAGCAAATCCCAACGTCCACAACCTGAACTCCCAGCTGCCCATCCACCACGCCGCATACGAAGGACACTACCT AGCTTTGAAGATTTTGATCCCGATCACCACTCGACGAGCCCTGCGGCTGTCCGGCCACAGCCCCGTCCACTCGGCCGCTGACGGAGGCCGCACTCACtgcctggagctgctgctgcagaaaggCTTCGACATCAACGCGCAGTTAGCCCCTCACATCTCTGACAATTATGGAGACATGAGGAGAAGCCCGCTGTACTTCACCGTCTCCAACGGGGACGAGACTCATACTGAGATTCTGCTGAAGTCCGGAGCCCAACCCGACCTGGACCCGCTGCGCTGCCTCCTGGTGGCGGTCCGGTCGGGCCGCTACGAGATCGTGAAGCTGCTGCTGGCGGCCAACGCGGACGTGAACTGTTACTTCACGGTGGTGAGCGACACAGTGTTTCCCACGGCGCTGCAGTACTGCCTGAAGGACGAGGCGATGACGAGGCTGCTGCTCAACAACGGCTACGACGCCGAGAAGTGCTTTTGTTGTAACCACGACGACGACTGGGACGAACTGAGCGAGTCTGGTTACTCACAAGATCAGCAGGAACAAGTTGCT TTTTGTGAATTCGTCAGCGTCTCCTGGCTGGAGCACCTGGTGGGCCGGGTCGTGTCGATCCTCCTCGAATACGTCGGACAGGTTTCTCTCTGCGGAAAACTGACGAAGATCctgaacaaacagaaagagTGGCCTCACATCCACAGGACCACAT GTAAccctcgctctctgtctcaccTGAGCAGAGTGCTGATCAGGAAACACCTGAGCTGCAGCGGTCTGATGTCTCTCCAGCTGCCAAACAGGCTGAAGGACTACCTGCTGTTCAAAGACAACGAGCTTTAA
- the asb15a gene encoding ankyrin repeat and SOCS box protein 15 isoform X1, which translates to MDAADDLEEEELVHYDVQMSIQESCERERLTASGRSEALKLVGAIKQGDMLALQKLCDFPAAFSQMDERGWYPLHRAAVQPLVLVLETVLYASFGLTLEEKTSEGDTFLTLAVKSGLMENVKKLLDHRASPHTTNSTNESPLLLAVRAGSYQMVSSLIAAGARVEQVCLKKWTAMHEASRAGCARVMELLLQSGGQVSETDQYGVTPLGIAAEYSHSEVLQLLIKHGADVNAQAPNGDSVLYDAAGSGDADCINILLQHGANPNVHNLNSQLPIHHAAYEGHYLALKILIPITTRRALRLSGHSPVHSAADGGRTHCLELLLQKGFDINAQLAPHISDNYGDMRRSPLYFTVSNGDETHTEILLKSGAQPDLDPLRCLLVAVRSGRYEIVKLLLAANADVNCYFTVVSDTVFPTALQYCLKDEAMTRLLLNNGYDAEKCFCCNHDDDWDELSESGYSQDQQEQVAFCEFVSVSWLEHLVGRVVSILLEYVGQVSLCGKLTKILNKQKEWPHIHRTTCNPRSLSHLSRVLIRKHLSCSGLMSLQLPNRLKDYLLFKDNEL; encoded by the exons ATGGATGCAGCTGATGacctggaagaagaagaacttgtACACTATGATGTTCAGATGAGCATCCAGGAGTCGTGTGAGAGAGAGCGTCTAACGGCATCAGGGAG GAGTGAAGCTCTGAAGCTCGTTGGGGCCATAAAACAAG GTGACATGTTGGCTCTGCAGAAGCTCTGTGATTTCCCAGCAGCCTTCAGTCAGATGGACGAGCGCGGCTGGTATCCTCTGCACAGGGCCGCGGTCCAACCTCTGGTGCTGGTCCTAGAGACGGTGCTGTACG CGTCTTTCGGTCTGACTCTGGAGGAAAAGACTTCGGAAGGCGACACCTTCCTGACTTTAGCAGTAAAATCTGGTTTGATGGAAAACGTGAAGAAGCTGTTGGACCACAGAGCTTCTCCTCACACGACCAACAGCACCAACGAATCCCCTCTGCTTCTAG CAGTCAGAGCCGGATCTTATCAGATGGTTTCCAGTCTAATAGCTGCAGGAGCTCGGGTGGAGCAGGTGTGTCTGAAGAAGTGGACGGCCATGCACGAGGCCTCCAGGGCCGGCTGTGCTCGTGTCATGGAGCTCCTGTTGCAGAGCGGAGGGCAGGTCTCAGAGACGGACCAGTATGGAGTGACTCCTCTGGGCATCGCTGCGGAGTACAGCCACTCTGAAGTCCTGCAGCTCCTCATCAAACACG gtgctgATGTAAACGCCCAGGCGCCAAATGGCGACAGCGTCCTGTACGACGCTGCAGGTTCGGGGGACGCAGACTGTATCAACATCCTGCTGCAGCACGGAGCAAATCCCAACGTCCACAACCTGAACTCCCAGCTGCCCATCCACCACGCCGCATACGAAGGACACTACCT AGCTTTGAAGATTTTGATCCCGATCACCACTCGACGAGCCCTGCGGCTGTCCGGCCACAGCCCCGTCCACTCGGCCGCTGACGGAGGCCGCACTCACtgcctggagctgctgctgcagaaaggCTTCGACATCAACGCGCAGTTAGCCCCTCACATCTCTGACAATTATGGAGACATGAGGAGAAGCCCGCTGTACTTCACCGTCTCCAACGGGGACGAGACTCATACTGAGATTCTGCTGAAGTCCGGAGCCCAACCCGACCTGGACCCGCTGCGCTGCCTCCTGGTGGCGGTCCGGTCGGGCCGCTACGAGATCGTGAAGCTGCTGCTGGCGGCCAACGCGGACGTGAACTGTTACTTCACGGTGGTGAGCGACACAGTGTTTCCCACGGCGCTGCAGTACTGCCTGAAGGACGAGGCGATGACGAGGCTGCTGCTCAACAACGGCTACGACGCCGAGAAGTGCTTTTGTTGTAACCACGACGACGACTGGGACGAACTGAGCGAGTCTGGTTACTCACAAGATCAGCAGGAACAAGTTGCT TTTTGTGAATTCGTCAGCGTCTCCTGGCTGGAGCACCTGGTGGGCCGGGTCGTGTCGATCCTCCTCGAATACGTCGGACAGGTTTCTCTCTGCGGAAAACTGACGAAGATCctgaacaaacagaaagagTGGCCTCACATCCACAGGACCACAT GTAAccctcgctctctgtctcaccTGAGCAGAGTGCTGATCAGGAAACACCTGAGCTGCAGCGGTCTGATGTCTCTCCAGCTGCCAAACAGGCTGAAGGACTACCTGCTGTTCAAAGACAACGAGCTTTAA
- the asb15a gene encoding ankyrin repeat and SOCS box protein 15 isoform X5, with protein MDAADDLEEEELVHYDVQMSIQESCERERLTASGRSEALKLVGAIKQGDMLALQKLCDFPAAFSQMDERGWYPLHRAAVQPLVLVLETVLYGADVNAQAPNGDSVLYDAAGSGDADCINILLQHGANPNVHNLNSQLPIHHAAYEGHYLALKILIPITTRRALRLSGHSPVHSAADGGRTHCLELLLQKGFDINAQLAPHISDNYGDMRRSPLYFTVSNGDETHTEILLKSGAQPDLDPLRCLLVAVRSGRYEIVKLLLAANADVNCYFTVVSDTVFPTALQYCLKDEAMTRLLLNNGYDAEKCFCCNHDDDWDELSESGYSQDQQEQVAFCEFVSVSWLEHLVGRVVSILLEYVGQVSLCGKLTKILNKQKEWPHIHRTTCNPRSLSHLSRVLIRKHLSCSGLMSLQLPNRLKDYLLFKDNEL; from the exons ATGGATGCAGCTGATGacctggaagaagaagaacttgtACACTATGATGTTCAGATGAGCATCCAGGAGTCGTGTGAGAGAGAGCGTCTAACGGCATCAGGGAG GAGTGAAGCTCTGAAGCTCGTTGGGGCCATAAAACAAG GTGACATGTTGGCTCTGCAGAAGCTCTGTGATTTCCCAGCAGCCTTCAGTCAGATGGACGAGCGCGGCTGGTATCCTCTGCACAGGGCCGCGGTCCAACCTCTGGTGCTGGTCCTAGAGACGGTGCTGTACG gtgctgATGTAAACGCCCAGGCGCCAAATGGCGACAGCGTCCTGTACGACGCTGCAGGTTCGGGGGACGCAGACTGTATCAACATCCTGCTGCAGCACGGAGCAAATCCCAACGTCCACAACCTGAACTCCCAGCTGCCCATCCACCACGCCGCATACGAAGGACACTACCT AGCTTTGAAGATTTTGATCCCGATCACCACTCGACGAGCCCTGCGGCTGTCCGGCCACAGCCCCGTCCACTCGGCCGCTGACGGAGGCCGCACTCACtgcctggagctgctgctgcagaaaggCTTCGACATCAACGCGCAGTTAGCCCCTCACATCTCTGACAATTATGGAGACATGAGGAGAAGCCCGCTGTACTTCACCGTCTCCAACGGGGACGAGACTCATACTGAGATTCTGCTGAAGTCCGGAGCCCAACCCGACCTGGACCCGCTGCGCTGCCTCCTGGTGGCGGTCCGGTCGGGCCGCTACGAGATCGTGAAGCTGCTGCTGGCGGCCAACGCGGACGTGAACTGTTACTTCACGGTGGTGAGCGACACAGTGTTTCCCACGGCGCTGCAGTACTGCCTGAAGGACGAGGCGATGACGAGGCTGCTGCTCAACAACGGCTACGACGCCGAGAAGTGCTTTTGTTGTAACCACGACGACGACTGGGACGAACTGAGCGAGTCTGGTTACTCACAAGATCAGCAGGAACAAGTTGCT TTTTGTGAATTCGTCAGCGTCTCCTGGCTGGAGCACCTGGTGGGCCGGGTCGTGTCGATCCTCCTCGAATACGTCGGACAGGTTTCTCTCTGCGGAAAACTGACGAAGATCctgaacaaacagaaagagTGGCCTCACATCCACAGGACCACAT GTAAccctcgctctctgtctcaccTGAGCAGAGTGCTGATCAGGAAACACCTGAGCTGCAGCGGTCTGATGTCTCTCCAGCTGCCAAACAGGCTGAAGGACTACCTGCTGTTCAAAGACAACGAGCTTTAA
- the asb15a gene encoding ankyrin repeat and SOCS box protein 15 isoform X4, which produces MENVKKLLDHRASPHTTNSTNESPLLLAVRAGSYQMVSSLIAAGARVEQVCLKKWTAMHEASRAGCARVMELLLQSGGQVSETDQYGVTPLGIAAEYSHSEVLQLLIKHGADVNAQAPNGDSVLYDAAGSGDADCINILLQHGANPNVHNLNSQLPIHHAAYEGHYLALKILIPITTRRALRLSGHSPVHSAADGGRTHCLELLLQKGFDINAQLAPHISDNYGDMRRSPLYFTVSNGDETHTEILLKSGAQPDLDPLRCLLVAVRSGRYEIVKLLLAANADVNCYFTVVSDTVFPTALQYCLKDEAMTRLLLNNGYDAEKCFCCNHDDDWDELSESGYSQDQQEQVAFCEFVSVSWLEHLVGRVVSILLEYVGQVSLCGKLTKILNKQKEWPHIHRTTCNPRSLSHLSRVLIRKHLSCSGLMSLQLPNRLKDYLLFKDNEL; this is translated from the exons ATGGAAAACGTGAAGAAGCTGTTGGACCACAGAGCTTCTCCTCACACGACCAACAGCACCAACGAATCCCCTCTGCTTCTAG CAGTCAGAGCCGGATCTTATCAGATGGTTTCCAGTCTAATAGCTGCAGGAGCTCGGGTGGAGCAGGTGTGTCTGAAGAAGTGGACGGCCATGCACGAGGCCTCCAGGGCCGGCTGTGCTCGTGTCATGGAGCTCCTGTTGCAGAGCGGAGGGCAGGTCTCAGAGACGGACCAGTATGGAGTGACTCCTCTGGGCATCGCTGCGGAGTACAGCCACTCTGAAGTCCTGCAGCTCCTCATCAAACACG gtgctgATGTAAACGCCCAGGCGCCAAATGGCGACAGCGTCCTGTACGACGCTGCAGGTTCGGGGGACGCAGACTGTATCAACATCCTGCTGCAGCACGGAGCAAATCCCAACGTCCACAACCTGAACTCCCAGCTGCCCATCCACCACGCCGCATACGAAGGACACTACCT AGCTTTGAAGATTTTGATCCCGATCACCACTCGACGAGCCCTGCGGCTGTCCGGCCACAGCCCCGTCCACTCGGCCGCTGACGGAGGCCGCACTCACtgcctggagctgctgctgcagaaaggCTTCGACATCAACGCGCAGTTAGCCCCTCACATCTCTGACAATTATGGAGACATGAGGAGAAGCCCGCTGTACTTCACCGTCTCCAACGGGGACGAGACTCATACTGAGATTCTGCTGAAGTCCGGAGCCCAACCCGACCTGGACCCGCTGCGCTGCCTCCTGGTGGCGGTCCGGTCGGGCCGCTACGAGATCGTGAAGCTGCTGCTGGCGGCCAACGCGGACGTGAACTGTTACTTCACGGTGGTGAGCGACACAGTGTTTCCCACGGCGCTGCAGTACTGCCTGAAGGACGAGGCGATGACGAGGCTGCTGCTCAACAACGGCTACGACGCCGAGAAGTGCTTTTGTTGTAACCACGACGACGACTGGGACGAACTGAGCGAGTCTGGTTACTCACAAGATCAGCAGGAACAAGTTGCT TTTTGTGAATTCGTCAGCGTCTCCTGGCTGGAGCACCTGGTGGGCCGGGTCGTGTCGATCCTCCTCGAATACGTCGGACAGGTTTCTCTCTGCGGAAAACTGACGAAGATCctgaacaaacagaaagagTGGCCTCACATCCACAGGACCACAT GTAAccctcgctctctgtctcaccTGAGCAGAGTGCTGATCAGGAAACACCTGAGCTGCAGCGGTCTGATGTCTCTCCAGCTGCCAAACAGGCTGAAGGACTACCTGCTGTTCAAAGACAACGAGCTTTAA